DNA from Halostella limicola:
GCGAAGAAGGTCGTCCCGAAGTTCCGGTCCAGCAGCAGCATGATGATCGCGCTACCCAGCAGCGGGAACGCGAAGAGGATGAGCCCCGACTGGGTGAGGATCGTCCACGAGAAGATGTCGAGGTTGCTCCAGCCGACGTCCTCGCCGCGCTCGGTGAAGATGGTCGCGATGAAGTTGATCGCGCCCATCGTCGCCGAGACGCCGGTGAGGTGCAGACCGAGCAGCATCAGGTCGTTCGCGGGGTTCGTCTGCTCGGCCGACAGCGGCGGGTACATCGTCCAGCTCATCGCGGAGCCGCCCGTGATGGCGTCGGCGAAGGGCGCGAGGAAAAAGCCCGCCCAGATGAGCAGCGCGCCGGGCGGCAGCAGCCAGAACGCGATGGCGTTGATCCGCGGGAACGCCATGTCGTCCGCGTCGATGAACAGCGGGACGAAGTAGTTCGCGAACGCCGCGAGGATCGGCGTCCCGAACAGGAACAGCATCGTGATGCCGTGACTCGTCAGCAGGGCGTTGTACGTCTGCGTGCCCGGGAGGACGGCGATGTCCGCCGTCACGAGCTCGGCTCGCATCAGGAACGCGGCGAGGCCACCCCAAGCGAACGCGATGACGGCGTAGGTGCCGTAGAGAATGCCGATGTCCTTGTGGTCGACGGTCGTGAACCAGCGGATGATCCCCCCTGGTTTCTCGTGGTGTGCGTGTCCAGTTTCGTCGCCGACGGCTCCGCCGCCCGCGAGCGGCGTGTACGAGCGCCAGTCCTCGAGGCGCGTGAGCCACACGGCGACCCCGAGAAGCAAGGCGCCCATCAGCACCGTCAGCGCTATCTGCCCTTCCATTGCCATAAGCGACCGTGAGGCTTCGAGGATTAAGAAAGGGTCGGTTCCACCTTTGGCGGGCGATTAGTCTCCAACCGTTACGAGTGTCTTCCCGTACACGTTCGGTCGCCGCGAGCGGCGGAGTCGGACGTCGCTTCGGACCGCCTGTGGCGATTCAGAATCGGAGAGCCTCGGACTGACTGGGGTACCGTCGTAAAACGATAGACGCGAACGCGAGCCGAAACGCAGCGCTACGAAGAGGAACGAAGGGAGGAAAGGAGTGCTACGACCGGCCGTCGTCGGGAGTCACTCGCCGTGCTCGTCGCCTTCGCGCTCCAGCTCGTCGGTCGCGATGAGCTTGCCCGAGTAGTACGTCAGGAAGGACAGGCTCACCATCATCGTGACGACGATGCCGAGCTGGAGCAGCGAGTAGGTGCTGTCCCAGCCGAAGGGGTTGAAAAGCGTGAACGCGCCGAGGAAGAACACGAGGATGCCGAGGGGGATCACGTTCACGGTCAGGTCGAGGATCGTCTCCCGGTCGAAGACGTTGCGTGACATGTTGCCGGACGTTCGAGTCCGAGCGCAAATAGATTATCGATCTAATACCGGGGATCGGCGTTCGCGGTGGTCCAGTACTTGCCGACCACGGCGCCGACCACGGCGAGCCCGCCGGCGATGGCGATCGAGACGCCGCGCAGTCCGATGCTCCCGGCCGAACGCGTGCTCTCCGCGACGCTGTTGAGCGCGAACGCGCCGCCGCTGTACGAGAAGAGGGCCGCGCCGATGAGCACGAGCGCGACGCCGAACCCCGCGAGCAGCGGCCAGGGGCTCTCGACGTACCCCGTTTCGCGGATGATTCCGACGAGGCTCCCGACGAGCAGGAGCAGGCCGCCGACGGCGACGGGCGCGAGCGGCCAGAAGATACCCACTTCGGCGATGGCGATGCCGAACGCGACGAGCATCGGCCACGGGCTCGACATCCGATACTGGTCGCTGAGACCGGGCTGTTCGTCCATGGCGGCAGTAAGGCGCGGCCCTTTAGAAACCCCACGGAACGGGTCGCGGGCGGCAGCCTTTACCCGCTCCGTCGTCTATGAATTTCCATGACAGAAGTACGAGTGGCCGGCGTCGGCGTCACCGAGTTCGGGACCGTTCCCGAGCGAACGGGGAGAGACCTGTTCGGGGCCGCGAGCGACGAGGCGTTCGCGGACGCGGACGTTTCCCGGTCCGACGTGGAGTCGCTCCGATACGGGAACTTCATGGGCGAACTCGCGGAACGACAGGGACATCAGGGACCGCTGATGGCCGAAGCGGCCGGGGTGAGGGCGCCGGCAACCCGATACGAGAGCGCCTGCGCGTCCTCCAGCGCGGCGCTCCGGTCGGCGGTACGCGATATCCGGAACGGCGAGGAGGACGTGGTCCTCGTCGGCGGCGCGGAGCGAATGACGAACCTCGGGACGGCGGGCGCGACGGAGGCGCTCGCCATCGCGGCCGACGAGCTGTGGGAGGTCCGGCAGGGCGTGACGTTCCCCGGCGCGTACGCGCTGATGGCGCAGGCCTACTTCGACGAGTACGGCGGCGACCGGGAGGACCTGGCGCACGTCGCGGTGAAGAACCACGACCACGCCGTCGGCAACGAACTCGCGCACTACCAGGACCCGATCGACGTCGAGGACGTGCTGGAGGCGCCGCCGGTGTCGGAGCCGCTGGGACTGTACGACTCCTGTCCGATCAGCGACGGCGCGAGCGCGCTGGTGCTCGTCAGCGAGGACTACGCCGAGGCGAACGGCGTGGACGCCCCCGTCGCGATCACCGGGTCGGGGCAGGGCGGCGACGACATGGCCCTGCAGGACCGCGAGTACCTCGCCCGAACGCCGGCGACCGACCGCGCCGCCGAGGAGGCGTACGACGACGCGGGGATCACGGCCGACGACGTGGACTTCGTCGAGGTCCACGACTGCTTCACCATCGCCGAGGTGCTCGCGCTGGAGTCGCTCGGCTTCTACGAGGTCGGCGAGGGCATCGGCGCGGCGCGGCGCGGCGAGACGACCGCGGACGGCGACCTCCCCGTCAACCTCTCGGGCGGCCTGAAGGCGAAGGGCCACCCCGTCGGCGCGACGGGCACCGCGCAGGTGGCCGAGATAACGAAACTCCTCCGGGGCGATCACGTCAACAGCGATGCCGTGGCAGGCGGCTCCGTCGGCCTCGCGCACAACGCGGGCGGCACGGTGGCGAGCTGTCTTGTTCACGTCGTCGAGGAGGTCGGAGCATGAGCGCCGACCCCACTGGCGCGCGCGACGAGGGGTTCGACGACTTCGTCGACGCCGTCGCGGCGGGCGAGGGCTACTACCTGCAGTGCGAGAACGGCCACGGGTCGGTGCCGCCGCGGCAGGTCTGTCCCGACTGCGGGAGTTCGGCCCTGTCGGAGACGCCGCTGCCCGATGCCGGCGAACTACAGACCTACACCGTCACGCACGTCGCCACGCCGGCGTTCAGCGAGGACACGCCGTACGTCACGGCCATCGCGTCGTTCGGTCCGGTCCGGATCACCGGGCAGTTGCGGGACGCCGAACCGGAGGAACTGGAGCGCGGGATGCCGGTCGAGCTGACGACCGCGCAGTCGGCGACGACGGGGCGGCGTCTACTCGCGTTCGATCCGCGGTAGCGCCGCCCGGACGGCGTCGAGGAACTGGTCGGGGTGCTCGGCGTGGGGCAGCAGGCGCGCGTAGTCGACCACGACGAGCCGGGCGTCCGCGGCCTCTGCGAGGTCGCGTCCCGCCGAGAGCGGGTTGACCTCCGCCTCCCGCCCCCAGACGAGCGTCACGGGGACGTCGAGGGCGGCGAGTTCGGCTTCGAGGTCCATCTCGGGACCGAGGAAGCCGCTGAGGAACGACGCCGGCGCGTAGCGCGCCCCCGGCTGGTGGGCGCTCTGCCACTGGTACTCGATCTCCTCCTCGGGGACGTTCGACGCGTCGTAGTAGCCGTGGTCGGCGCCGAAGTACCGTATCGAGGGCTTGCTCGCGAGGAGGTTGAACGCGGCGGTGCCGACGAGCGGCAGCCGGAAGAGCAAGCGCCGACCCGCGTCGCGGTCGCCCATCGAGTCCGCGCTGGGGCAGACGAGCACGAGCCGGGAGACGTCTGTCCGACCGGCGGCGCGGACGGCGTACGCCCCGGTCAGCGACGAGGCGACGACCGTCGCGTCCGCGGTCAGGTCCGCGAGGAAGTCGGCGACGAACGACTCGTACAGCGACGCCGAGTAAAGCAGCGGCGGGCGGTCGGACCGGCCGAACCCTGGCAGGTCGGGCGCGAGGACGTGGTGGTTCTCGGCGAGGCGGTCGAAGACGGCGTCGAACTCCCTGCTCGACCCGGCGAGGTTGACGCCGTGGAAAAGCGCCACGTCGGGGTCCTCGGGGTCTCCCGCCTCCGTGTAGGCCACGTCGATACCCCGCCAGCGGTAGGTGCCCTGGTCACCCGGAAGCGGCGGATCGAGCGGGTCGGCCCGCCGGGCGAGCGCTGCGTTCGCGAGAGCCGTCGCGCCAAGACCGCCCGCGGCAGCCGCGGCGAGTCGTCGGAGCTTCATACGCTGTCATACTACTGCCAGAAACTTAAGCGGACGCTCACCGGCGCTCGTCGAGACAGTCCTCGATGGGAGCGACGACGTCGTCGGCGATGGCGTACGGGTCCGTCTCGCCGGCGCGGACGGACTCGACCAGCGCGTCGATGCCGCCGCGGCGGTCGAGTTCGCGTTCGAGCAGGCCGCTTGCGTCCTCCCGCAGGAGCAGCCGGATCTCCTCGGCGGTGCGCGTGCGCGCCTTCTCGTCCAGACGACCGCTCTCGGACATGTACTCGCGGTGAGCGGCGAGCGCGTCGATCAGGTCGTCGACGCCCGTCGCGTCCGTGGCGACCGTCTCGACGACGCTCGGCGTCCAACCGGCCTCGTCGTCCTCATCGTCGTCGGCTCCGGCCTCCGCGTCGCCGAGCGCGTGCTGGTCGGGGCCGTGGTGGCCGCCCCCGCTCGCCGGCGACCCCGTGTCGCCAGCTAGCTGGATCATCTCCTTCAGCTCCTGCACCGTGCGGTCCGACCCGGGCAGGTCGGCCTTGTTCACGACGAACACGTCGCCGATCTCCAGGATGCCGGCCTTCAGCGTCTGGACCTCGTCGCCGGAGCCGGGCGGGACGAGGACGGCGACGGTGTCGGCGGTCCGGACGATGTCGATCTCGTTCTGTCCGGCCCCGACCGTCTCGACGATGATCTTGTCCTTGCCGAACGCGTCGAGCGCCTTGACGGCGTCCGCGGTCGCCGTGGAGATGCCGCCGAGGTTGCCGCGGGCGCTCATCGACCGGAAGAACACGTCCATGTCGCCGACGTTCGACGCCATGCGGATGCGGTCGCCGAGCACCGCGCCGCCGGTGTACGGCGAGGACGGGTCGACGGCGATGACGCCGACGGTGTGGCCGCGGTCCCGATACGTCTCGGTCAGCTTGTCGACGAGCGTCGACTTCCCGGCGCCGGGACTGCCGGTGACGCCGATCACCTCGGCGTTCCCGGTGTGTTCGTACAGCGCGGAGACGAGGTCCCGGTAGCCGGGCTCGCGGTTCTCGATCTTCGTGATGGTGCGCGCCAGCGCCCGCTGGTGCCCGTCCAGCAGGTCGTCGACGAGTCCGCGTACGTCGGCGCTCATCGTTCGGGGACGTTTTCGCGGACGAACTGGATAGTCTCTTCCATCTTCGTGCCGGGACCGAACACCTCCGCGACGCCCATCTCCTTGAGATCCGCCTTGTCCTCGTCCGGGATGACGCCGCCGACGAGGATCAGGGTGTCCTCGAACGCGTCGTACTCCTTCAGCCCCTCGATCACCTTGGGGACGAGCGTGTTGTGCGCCCCCGAGAGGATGGAGATGCCGAGGACGTCGACGTCCTCCTGAACCGCCGCCTGCACGATGTCCTCGGGCGCCTTGTGGAGCCCGGAGTAGATCACTTCGAAGCCGGCGTCGCGGAACGCCCGCGCGATGACGTGCGCGCCGCGGTCGTGACCGTCGAGACCGACTTTGGCGACGAGACATCGGATGGACCGCTGCGTCTGGTCGACGCTCATGGGCGTGGCTTCCACGCCCGACAGTTTGACTCTAACGGTAATTCCTGATGGACGTTTGCCCGGCCTCGTTCTC
Protein-coding regions in this window:
- a CDS encoding DUF6684 family protein, with amino-acid sequence MSRNVFDRETILDLTVNVIPLGILVFFLGAFTLFNPFGWDSTYSLLQLGIVVTMMVSLSFLTYYSGKLIATDELEREGDEHGE
- a CDS encoding DUF7541 family protein is translated as MDEQPGLSDQYRMSSPWPMLVAFGIAIAEVGIFWPLAPVAVGGLLLLVGSLVGIIRETGYVESPWPLLAGFGVALVLIGAALFSYSGGAFALNSVAESTRSAGSIGLRGVSIAIAGGLAVVGAVVGKYWTTANADPRY
- a CDS encoding thiolase domain-containing protein — translated: MTEVRVAGVGVTEFGTVPERTGRDLFGAASDEAFADADVSRSDVESLRYGNFMGELAERQGHQGPLMAEAAGVRAPATRYESACASSSAALRSAVRDIRNGEEDVVLVGGAERMTNLGTAGATEALAIAADELWEVRQGVTFPGAYALMAQAYFDEYGGDREDLAHVAVKNHDHAVGNELAHYQDPIDVEDVLEAPPVSEPLGLYDSCPISDGASALVLVSEDYAEANGVDAPVAITGSGQGGDDMALQDREYLARTPATDRAAEEAYDDAGITADDVDFVEVHDCFTIAEVLALESLGFYEVGEGIGAARRGETTADGDLPVNLSGGLKAKGHPVGATGTAQVAEITKLLRGDHVNSDAVAGGSVGLAHNAGGTVASCLVHVVEEVGA
- a CDS encoding Zn-ribbon domain-containing OB-fold protein, translated to MSADPTGARDEGFDDFVDAVAAGEGYYLQCENGHGSVPPRQVCPDCGSSALSETPLPDAGELQTYTVTHVATPAFSEDTPYVTAIASFGPVRITGQLRDAEPEELERGMPVELTTAQSATTGRRLLAFDPR
- a CDS encoding alpha/beta fold hydrolase; translated protein: MKLRRLAAAAAGGLGATALANAALARRADPLDPPLPGDQGTYRWRGIDVAYTEAGDPEDPDVALFHGVNLAGSSREFDAVFDRLAENHHVLAPDLPGFGRSDRPPLLYSASLYESFVADFLADLTADATVVASSLTGAYAVRAAGRTDVSRLVLVCPSADSMGDRDAGRRLLFRLPLVGTAAFNLLASKPSIRYFGADHGYYDASNVPEEEIEYQWQSAHQPGARYAPASFLSGFLGPEMDLEAELAALDVPVTLVWGREAEVNPLSAGRDLAEAADARLVVVDYARLLPHAEHPDQFLDAVRAALPRIERE
- the meaB gene encoding methylmalonyl Co-A mutase-associated GTPase MeaB, which translates into the protein MSADVRGLVDDLLDGHQRALARTITKIENREPGYRDLVSALYEHTGNAEVIGVTGSPGAGKSTLVDKLTETYRDRGHTVGVIAVDPSSPYTGGAVLGDRIRMASNVGDMDVFFRSMSARGNLGGISTATADAVKALDAFGKDKIIVETVGAGQNEIDIVRTADTVAVLVPPGSGDEVQTLKAGILEIGDVFVVNKADLPGSDRTVQELKEMIQLAGDTGSPASGGGHHGPDQHALGDAEAGADDDEDDEAGWTPSVVETVATDATGVDDLIDALAAHREYMSESGRLDEKARTRTAEEIRLLLREDASGLLERELDRRGGIDALVESVRAGETDPYAIADDVVAPIEDCLDERR
- a CDS encoding cobalamin B12-binding domain-containing protein, translating into MSVDQTQRSIRCLVAKVGLDGHDRGAHVIARAFRDAGFEVIYSGLHKAPEDIVQAAVQEDVDVLGISILSGAHNTLVPKVIEGLKEYDAFEDTLILVGGVIPDEDKADLKEMGVAEVFGPGTKMEETIQFVRENVPER